DNA sequence from the Flavobacteriales bacterium genome:
ATTGCATACTGTTTCATAATCGAATTACATTTTCTTTTTTAATTTCTTTTTCGGGGTGTTTGCATTGTGTAACATCCCCCTACCCCCTTCAAAGGGGGATATTGCATACTGTTTCATAATCGAATTACTTTTCTTTTTTAATTTCTTTTTCGGGGTGTTTGCGTTGTGTAACATCCCCCTACCCCCTTCAAAGGGGGATATTGCATACTGTTTCATAATCGAATTACTTTTTTTTTTAATTTCTTTTTCGGGGTGTTTGCGTTGTGTAACATCCCCCTACCCCCCTTCAAAGGGGGATTTGTTTACTATGCTTCAATCGAATAACATTTCTTTTTCTCACCTCCTGACCACCGTATGACCAAAAGAGCTACCGCTGGGTAAAGTAATGGTAAAATAATACACTCCTCGGGATAAATGACCGATGGAGAGGCTATTGTTTTGATAGTTGGTTTGGTTCATCACGGTTCTTCCGCTGGCATCTACTACTTTGAAATCTAGATAATCGTATTCATGTTCAAAAAAGAGGGTGTGAGCATCTGATTGACAGACTTTTATGGTGCTTTTTTCGATATCTGCTACACTAAATGGATCTGTATAAGTGGTGGTGTCATCGGGGAGATCGATTACGCCTGGGATAAATCCTGTGGGGCAAAGGGTATCATAAGCATTGCTATCGGTTGTGGGAAATGCAAGGGGCTGATAAGTATGAGCATCTAAGATTTGAAACTCCGCCGTAAGCTGACCCACATCTTGTCTGTTGGCTCCTATCCATAAGCGTTCTTGGTTGTCTAATACGATCTCTGTGTTTAGGTAGTCATGAGTGGAGTCTATATAAACACTTTCAAAAGCTAAAGTATATGGATTGATTTCGAAGATTTCAATATAATAATCTCGGTATCCATTACTGGGGTTTATGGGTTTGGTGAAATCACAAACGGAAACACATAACAGATGGGTGCTGTCATTTTTCTTGATAACTTCATGAAAACCAAAACCATGATGTGGAGTATAGAATACAGTGTCTCTTAGTCTTTGACCTTGTTGATTAAGCACATAAAAATTAATAAGTTTCACATTCCTACTAAGTGTACTATTATACCATATTTTTTGACTAGAAAATAGATAAGTAGAGTCATCAATTGCATTAACTGTACGGGTTGTTCCTAACTCAAAAACTTCTGAATAATACTTATCAGGAGTTTTATATTCATCTTCCTCCCACTTATGGGTATAGGTCCATTCTACCTCACATTCATCATCCACCTTCATGGTAAAGGGTCTTAATGTAACCGTATTATTGGTATCGGATTGCACTTGGTTATAATAGGGAAAATGATAACCATCACCTGTCACAATAACACCTCCATCACTAGTGAATTCCATATCTGAAATATCCGCATTTTCAGGTGTTTCTAAATATTCATCCATCTGTTCTAACAAATCTCCATCACTATCAAATTTTTTAATATCTAATCGAACACCATAAGCTCCCTCAAAATACTTGTCTAAATAATTAAACGAAGGAACAATATAATGATGAATCCATATATTATCTTGATCATCCACGACTAAATTCCTGATGGGATCTGCCATCTTAATGGTATCATTCCATACGATAAGCTTGGTCCACTCTACCTCTCCACAGGTATTTATTTTTGCCATCACCCCATCTAAAGCATCGAAAGTTTTAGGAGCAAAAGGATTCCAATATTTATGGGTTTCACCTACTACGATTAGGTCACCATTGCTTAGTTCGGCTAAACCATTCATTAACAATGTATCTCCAATATTGGGGTTTATTTCCCACAGAAAATTTCCTTGGGCATCTAATTTTACTAGTTTTCCATCATCATTATGTGCTTGCCCCGTCGTAATAAAAGCCAAACCTCCATCATAGGTTTTAATAATTTTCCTAACACTTTTATATTGAGTAAAGTCCTTTTTATATACTTGAGCATTTAATTCTCCAACAAACAAAAGAAAAACACAACAAAGGGATTTTATCCCTTTGTTGTATATAAAACTTCCTAGGCTATTAATACACCACAAATTTTTCATAACATTGATTTTGATTGTTTTCATGAGTTTGTATGATATAAGCACCAGGGGTAAACTCAGAAACCGAAAGGGTTTCTACTCCTTTCTCTAGTGTACCACTTTTTAGAAGCTGTCCTTGGCTATTAAAAATTTGGTATTCTAAAACCTCGTTGGTGTTTATGATCAATAATTCCTTGTCTTGAGCAATATAGCTAATCTCGGTAATCCCGCTCACATCCTCTTCTGGGATTCCCACATAGGCTTTTTTTGTCTGTAATTGAGTCATATCGATCGTTTTGGGGTAAATGGAATTTACTCTTTATAAACTTTTCGGACGAAAATACCCTTTTCGTTTAAGAATCGAAGCAGATAATACCCTCTAGGTAAGAAAGAAACCTCCAATTTGGATTGATAGTTCCCTCGATAAACTTCTTTACCTTGAATATCAATTATGGTCATTTCCTTGAATA
Encoded proteins:
- a CDS encoding T9SS type A sorting domain-containing protein, giving the protein MKNLWCINSLGSFIYNKGIKSLCCVFLLFVGELNAQVYKKDFTQYKSVRKIIKTYDGGLAFITTGQAHNDDGKLVKLDAQGNFLWEINPNIGDTLLMNGLAELSNGDLIVVGETHKYWNPFAPKTFDALDGVMAKINTCGEVEWTKLIVWNDTIKMADPIRNLVVDDQDNIWIHHYIVPSFNYLDKYFEGAYGVRLDIKKFDSDGDLLEQMDEYLETPENADISDMEFTSDGGVIVTGDGYHFPYYNQVQSDTNNTVTLRPFTMKVDDECEVEWTYTHKWEEDEYKTPDKYYSEVFELGTTRTVNAIDDSTYLFSSQKIWYNSTLSRNVKLINFYVLNQQGQRLRDTVFYTPHHGFGFHEVIKKNDSTHLLCVSVCDFTKPINPSNGYRDYYIEIFEINPYTLAFESVYIDSTHDYLNTEIVLDNQERLWIGANRQDVGQLTAEFQILDAHTYQPLAFPTTDSNAYDTLCPTGFIPGVIDLPDDTTTYTDPFSVADIEKSTIKVCQSDAHTLFFEHEYDYLDFKVVDASGRTVMNQTNYQNNSLSIGHLSRGVYYFTITLPSGSSFGHTVVRR
- a CDS encoding T9SS type A sorting domain-containing protein gives rise to the protein MTQLQTKKAYVGIPEEDVSGITEISYIAQDKELLIINTNEVLEYQIFNSQGQLLKSGTLEKGVETLSVSEFTPGAYIIQTHENNQNQCYEKFVVY